AACCTCAAGTACGCCCTCTCGGAGATCGATCGGATGGTCAGCGCACTGGGCGTTCCAAAGCCCGTCAAAGAGACAGCAAGTGTCATCTACCGACAGGCACTCGAGCAGGATCTCATTCGCGGGCGTTCGATCGAAGGCGTCGCGACCAGCGCCCTCTACACGGCCTGCCGTAAGGAGGATATTCCACGGAGCCTCGAGGAAGTAACCGCCGTTTCACGGGTGGACCAACGAGAGATTGGACGGACCTATCGCTACATTGCCGACGAACTCGACATCAACCTCGAGCCGACGAACCCCAGGCAGTTCGTGCCACGCTTTTGCTCCGAGCTAGATGTCAACAAGGGGGTCGAAACGAAAGCCGTCGAGATCATCGACCAGACGACCGATCAGGGCCTTCACTCCGGGAAGTCGCCAACGGGCTTCGCCGCCGCCGCGATTTACGCCGCCGGCTTGCTCTGTGACGAGACGATTCCACAGCGAGCGGTTGCCGACACGGCACAGACGACCGTCGTCACCGTTCGCAACCGCTATCGCGAACAACTCGACGCGATCGATCAACAGCCCGCGACCTGATTACATGATCGAGCGCTCTTCGTCTCCCCGCGAACTCGTGTAGAGATCCTGGTCCGCTATCGCGTGTAAGTTCGCGTAGGGAACGAACGCGATGAACGCGTCGTCCGCGTCGTACAGTTCGATTCCGTTTTCTGTGTGATCGTATCGCTCGCAGTCGATCTGTCCCTCGGGGAGGATCGCGCGGAACATGCGAGACGGTACGCTCGCCACGCAGAAATAGCTGGACGGTGACGACGACGGGCCGGGGTCGGTCGTTTCGAGTGCCTCGAGGGGTCACTACGCTCGCGTGGTTTCCGTGAACAGCCGTCGTCCACGCTCGATTTCGTCGGTCACGACTCGGACCCCTCGAGTGCGCTGGAGTTGGAATCGTCGTGGGTGTCGCCATCGGCCTCGAGTCACGGATCGTCGGCCGCGTCGACGAGCAACAGCCCGGGTCGGTCGTCGATCACCGCGAGGTCGTAGACGCGGACCGAGTCGGTGGGCTCGAGTCCCAGTTCGGCGATGGCAACGTGATCGACGCCGATTCGAACGGTGTCGCGTCGGGTGCACAGCACGTAGTCCGCGATCGGGGTCGCGGCTGTGGAGGCGGTGGTCAGAGGAACGAGTGCAACCCCCGTCTCGTGTGCGAGCGCGTGCACTCGAGGCGCGTCACACCAGTCCCGTCCAGCGAGGACGGCACTCGAGAGCGTGACCGAGCCGCCGGTGCTGACGGTGTGCGTGCCGAGGCAGCCCCCGGTCCGTGGGGACGATGTCCCTCGAGTCGGTTACGGGTGGACACCTCGGGGTGGGTTGCTTGGGTTCTCGAGAGTGGTGATAGCGTCGAAAAACGAGAGGAACACGCGCTCGTCGTCGGGCAGGATGGCCGGAGGGGGCAGGTCGTCGCGGCCATTCAGTTGGCTGTCGATAGCGTCGTCTGTGGGGCAATCTCCTCGACCCCTCTAGTGCAGACGGTTGCTCTCGTCCCGTATACAGATAGACACGTAAGCGAAAGTGCACAGTTCTTATATAATTTCGAATTTCTGGCTCTGTTGAAACCCTCGACTGGTGAGAAGTTCCGGCAGTTGGGTTGAATACCGATCGTGAGTGTGGCAAGTCGACGAGCCAATCAATGACCCGAACTCGATTTTCTGTAGACAATCGACGTAATGACACGGCAGCTACGTTCCTTCCGACAAGCGACAGTCGGATCTGGTCGAGAATCGCAGAATACCCTCACACATATAAAATATTTTGTATTATTGGTGGTGCATTGTTCTTCTAGTGTAGGTCTGATAGAAATCACATTACCAATCTACAATTTTTTTTGCTAAGACCATACACAGCCGAAGAGAGCCTCCAGTTTAATTCGAAATTATGATGTGTTTGTTGCCCAGAATGA
The Natronorubrum sediminis genome window above contains:
- a CDS encoding transcription initiation factor IIB, with translation MTRSIIDHTTSESEKTAPGLCPDCETDTIVHDPDRGERVCEECGLVLTEDPIDYGPEWRAFNAQEHDELSRVGAPLTQSMHDRGLTTTIDWRNKDANGHSMSADKHGQLHRLRVWQERIRTKNAGERNLKYALSEIDRMVSALGVPKPVKETASVIYRQALEQDLIRGRSIEGVATSALYTACRKEDIPRSLEEVTAVSRVDQREIGRTYRYIADELDINLEPTNPRQFVPRFCSELDVNKGVETKAVEIIDQTTDQGLHSGKSPTGFAAAAIYAAGLLCDETIPQRAVADTAQTTVVTVRNRYREQLDAIDQQPAT